A genomic stretch from Alphaproteobacteria bacterium 33-17 includes:
- a CDS encoding heme ABC exporter, ATP-binding protein CcmA → MLTFDNVEISYNDIPVFKGLSFSIGKCTIVQFVGKNGSGKSSILKAIAGINKPNNGNVLVNGHDFYDYPISVNYIGHKIAVKPGETVGNNIAFWSALSDCNLMLDAAVGYFGLGDVIDEKCEDLSEGWNKKVALARLLAVHSDIWVLDEPEVHLDEESKARLLHAIEVRAGEGGIVFIASHNDLKLKNAITVNLGDFKNA, encoded by the coding sequence ATCCTTACCTTTGATAATGTTGAAATTTCATATAATGATATTCCTGTTTTTAAAGGTTTATCTTTCAGTATTGGTAAATGCACGATTGTTCAGTTTGTAGGTAAGAACGGTTCTGGTAAAAGCAGTATTTTAAAGGCTATAGCAGGAATAAATAAGCCAAATAATGGCAATGTTTTAGTAAATGGTCATGACTTTTATGATTATCCGATAAGTGTAAATTATATTGGTCATAAAATAGCTGTAAAACCTGGTGAAACTGTTGGAAATAACATAGCTTTTTGGTCGGCTTTATCAGATTGCAACCTAATGCTTGATGCGGCTGTCGGCTATTTTGGGCTTGGTGATGTAATCGATGAAAAATGCGAAGATTTATCTGAGGGTTGGAATAAAAAAGTAGCTTTAGCTAGGCTTTTGGCTGTTCATAGCGATATTTGGGTGCTTGATGAGCCAGAAGTTCACTTAGATGAAGAATCAAAAGCAAGACTGCTTCATGCAATTGAGGTTAGGGCTGGAGAGGGCGGTATAGTATTTATAGCAAGCCACAATGATTTA
- a CDS encoding exodeoxyribonuclease VII large subunit — MITKENLTELTVSEISSLIKKTIDLNFSYVKIRGEVSGLKVAASGHAYFSLKDDNAVISAVIWRGKYDSMGLKLEDGMEIVCYGSITTFPGQSKYQMIVEKAELAGIGALMAKLEALKKALEKEGLFDAQHKKPIPKFPKVIGVITSPTGAVIQDILHRITERFPVTIYLFPVLVQGEKCASQVLEALNKANTMSEIDTLIIARGGGSFEDLWYFNDEALVRAVFASKIPVISAIGHETDFTLIDYAADLRAPTPTAAAELATPDAKELKVYISKFYNHIEQLLLNKFDSIASKLGHLVLQIPKPDEFIENQITKVQNLGALSYNYILRATERADSQVKQLANKLPKPDDYIANQYMKLEKLGLLSQNYINRATERSEAGFTQLKCRLTPELLEQNIKINQQQFESIIKRYEAGIGKNIDMVKLKLQNVNQMLESYSYTNVLNRGYTVLRDENDNLVTLKSMVNKGEKYDLEFADGHYKFIALEEAK, encoded by the coding sequence ATGATAACTAAGGAAAATTTAACCGAGCTAACTGTAAGTGAGATTTCAAGCCTTATTAAAAAGACAATCGATCTAAACTTCTCATATGTAAAAATTAGAGGTGAAGTATCTGGTCTAAAGGTTGCGGCTTCAGGTCATGCTTATTTTAGCCTTAAAGATGACAATGCAGTAATAAGTGCTGTAATTTGGCGCGGAAAGTATGACTCAATGGGTCTTAAGCTTGAAGATGGAATGGAAATAGTTTGTTATGGCTCCATTACTACTTTTCCTGGGCAGTCAAAATATCAGATGATCGTTGAAAAAGCTGAGCTTGCTGGTATCGGTGCGCTTATGGCTAAGCTTGAGGCACTTAAAAAAGCTTTAGAAAAAGAAGGTCTTTTTGATGCTCAGCATAAAAAGCCTATTCCAAAATTTCCTAAAGTAATAGGTGTAATTACATCGCCAACAGGTGCAGTTATTCAGGATATTTTGCATAGAATAACAGAAAGATTCCCGGTGACTATATATTTATTCCCTGTGCTGGTTCAGGGCGAAAAATGTGCAAGTCAGGTACTTGAGGCATTAAATAAAGCAAATACTATGAGTGAGATAGACACCTTGATTATTGCACGTGGCGGCGGTTCATTTGAAGACTTATGGTATTTCAATGATGAGGCTTTGGTTAGGGCAGTATTTGCATCGAAAATTCCTGTAATATCAGCAATTGGGCATGAAACAGACTTTACCTTAATTGATTATGCTGCTGACTTAAGAGCGCCAACGCCCACAGCAGCTGCGGAACTTGCCACACCTGACGCAAAGGAATTGAAAGTATATATATCAAAATTCTATAACCATATTGAGCAATTATTGCTAAATAAATTTGACTCGATTGCTTCAAAGCTTGGTCATCTGGTGCTTCAAATACCTAAGCCAGATGAGTTTATTGAAAATCAGATAACAAAGGTTCAGAACTTAGGTGCGCTATCTTACAATTATATTTTAAGGGCTACAGAAAGAGCTGATTCACAAGTTAAACAGCTTGCAAATAAATTGCCAAAGCCTGACGATTATATTGCTAATCAGTATATGAAGTTAGAGAAATTAGGACTTTTATCGCAGAATTATATCAATAGGGCAACAGAAAGATCTGAGGCTGGTTTTACTCAGTTAAAATGCAGGCTTACGCCAGAACTACTTGAGCAGAATATTAAAATTAACCAGCAGCAATTTGAATCCATTATAAAAAGATATGAAGCTGGTATTGGCAAGAATATTGATATGGTAAAACTAAAGCTGCAAAACGTCAATCAGATGCTTGAGTCATATAGTTATACTAATGTTTTAAACCGTGGTTATACAGTTTTAAGAGATGAAAATGATAACTTAGTTACTTTAAAATCTATGGTAAATAAAGGTGAAAAATATGATCTTGAGTTTGCAGATGGTCATTATAAGTTTATAGCACTTGAGGAGGCAAAATGA